From one Coffea eugenioides isolate CCC68of chromosome 11, Ceug_1.0, whole genome shotgun sequence genomic stretch:
- the LOC113753760 gene encoding uncharacterized protein LOC113753760 isoform X1, which yields MGDEEEQRRKAAKNKEVIRLEPESVIPVLKPKLIMTLANLIEHSSDRSEFLKLCKRVEYTIRAWYLLQFEDLMQLYSLFDPVHGAQKLQQQNLSLDEIDILEQNFLTYLFQVMEKSNFKIATDDEIDIAHSGQYLLNLPITVDESKLDKKLLKRYFEEHHRENLPDFADKYVIFRRGIGIDQTTDYFFLEKVDMIIARLWTWFLRKTRLERLFSRRSVSRQKSDQKKSDEKTADNEEDCIFVERIRLENMEISFRSLLSKITIQEPTFDRIIVIYRQAGTQLKPERGIFVKHFKNIPMADMEIVLPEKKNPSLTPMDWVKFLISAVVGLVAVVGSLEVPKADLWVIFAIVSTVLGYCAKTYFTFQQNMATYQSLITQSMYDKQLDSGKGTLLHLCDDVIQQEVKEVIISFFILMEQGKATLQDLDLRCEELIKDEFGETCNFDVNDAVQKLEKLGIVARDTIGRYYCIGLKRANEIIGTTTEELVLKARQGGAAS from the exons atGGGGGATGAGGAGGAGCAGCGGCGGAAGGCGGCCAAAAACAAAGAGGTGATTCGACTGGAGCCAGAGTCGGTGATCCCAGTACTCAAGCCCAAGCTTATCATGACCCTGGCCAACCTCATTG AACATTCTTCTGACCGCTCTGAATTCTTGAAGCTCTGCAAGAGAGTTGAGTATACTATTCGAGCTTGGTACCTTCTTCAGTTCGAGGACCTCATG CAATTGTACTCTCTCTTTGATCCTGTTCACGGGGCTCAAAAGTTGCAGCAGCAAAATTTATCCCTGGATGAAATTGACATTCTTGAACAGAACTTCCTGACATACTTATTTCAG GTGATGGAAAAGAGCAACTTCAAAATAGCCACTGATGATGAAATTGATATTGCGCATTCAGGTCAATACCTTCTGAATCTTCCAATCACCGTTGATGAGTCAAAG CTTGATAAGAAACTCCTGAAGAGGTATTTTGAAGAGCATCACCGTGAAAATCTTCCAGATTTTGCTGACAAG TATGTGATATTCAGACGTGGCATTGGGATTGACCAGACCACTGATTACTTTTTCTTGGAGAAAGTTGACATGATCATTGCTCGCCTTTGGACATGGTTTTTAAGAAAGACTAG GTTAGAAAGGTTATTCTCCAGGAGATCAGTTTCACGTCAAAAAAGTGACCAGAAGAAAAGTGACGAGAAAACTGCTGACAATGAAGAAGATTGCATATTTGTTGAACGTATCCGTCTTGAGAATATGGAGATCAG TTTTCGTAGTCTGCTGAGCAAAATCACAATACAAGAACCTACATTTGATAGAATCATCGTCATCTACAG GCAAGCAGGTACTCAACTAAAACCAGAACGAGgaatatttgtgaaacatttcaaaaatattcCTATGGCTGATATGGAGATTGTACTA CCGGAGAAGAAAAATCCAAGTTTAACTCCCATGGATTGGGTCAAGTTCCTCATTTCTGCTGTAGTTGGGCTG GTTGCTGTTGTTGGTTCCCTTGAAGTACCTAAAGCTGATCTCTGGGTGATTTTTGCAATTGTATCCACAGTGCTTGGTTATTGTGCCAAGACATATTTCAC CTTTCAACAGAACATGGCTACATATCAGAGCTTGATCACTCAATCAATGTATGACAAGCAATTGGATAGTGGAAAGGGAACTCTTCTTCACTTGTGTGATGATGTCATTCAGCAGGAA GTGAAGGAGGTGATAATTTCATTCTTCATATTGATGGAACAGGGGAAAGCTACATTGCAG GATCTTGACCTGCGGTGCGAGGAACTAATAAAAGACGAATTTGGTGAAACGTGCAATTTTGATGTTAATGATGCTGTACAGAAATTAGAAAAGTTGGGCATTGTTGCTCGG GACACCATCGGAAGATATTACTGTATAGGTCTTAAGCGTGCCAATGAGATAATTGGGACCACCACAGAGGAGCTTGTTCTTAAAGCTAGGCAAGGTGGTGCTGCTTCTTGA
- the LOC113753760 gene encoding uncharacterized protein LOC113753760 isoform X2, translating to MGDEEEQRRKAAKNKEVIRLEPESVIPVLKPKLIMTLANLIEHSSDRSEFLKLCKRVEYTIRAWYLLQFEDLMQLYSLFDPVHGAQKLQQQNLSLDEIDILEQNFLTYLFQVMEKSNFKIATDDEIDIAHSGQYLLNLPITVDESKLDKKLLKRYFEEHHRENLPDFADKYVIFRRGIGIDQTTDYFFLEKVDMIIARLWTWFLRKTRLERLFSRRSVSRQKSDQKKSDEKTADNEEDCIFVERIRLENMEISFRSLLSKITIQEPTFDRIIVIYRQAGTQLKPERGIFVKHFKNIPMADMEIVLPEKKNPSLTPMDWVKFLISAVVGLVAVVGSLEVPKADLWVIFAIKLLELFSFQQNMATYQSLITQSMYDKQLDSGKGTLLHLCDDVIQQEVKEVIISFFILMEQGKATLQDLDLRCEELIKDEFGETCNFDVNDAVQKLEKLGIVARDTIGRYYCIGLKRANEIIGTTTEELVLKARQGGAAS from the exons atGGGGGATGAGGAGGAGCAGCGGCGGAAGGCGGCCAAAAACAAAGAGGTGATTCGACTGGAGCCAGAGTCGGTGATCCCAGTACTCAAGCCCAAGCTTATCATGACCCTGGCCAACCTCATTG AACATTCTTCTGACCGCTCTGAATTCTTGAAGCTCTGCAAGAGAGTTGAGTATACTATTCGAGCTTGGTACCTTCTTCAGTTCGAGGACCTCATG CAATTGTACTCTCTCTTTGATCCTGTTCACGGGGCTCAAAAGTTGCAGCAGCAAAATTTATCCCTGGATGAAATTGACATTCTTGAACAGAACTTCCTGACATACTTATTTCAG GTGATGGAAAAGAGCAACTTCAAAATAGCCACTGATGATGAAATTGATATTGCGCATTCAGGTCAATACCTTCTGAATCTTCCAATCACCGTTGATGAGTCAAAG CTTGATAAGAAACTCCTGAAGAGGTATTTTGAAGAGCATCACCGTGAAAATCTTCCAGATTTTGCTGACAAG TATGTGATATTCAGACGTGGCATTGGGATTGACCAGACCACTGATTACTTTTTCTTGGAGAAAGTTGACATGATCATTGCTCGCCTTTGGACATGGTTTTTAAGAAAGACTAG GTTAGAAAGGTTATTCTCCAGGAGATCAGTTTCACGTCAAAAAAGTGACCAGAAGAAAAGTGACGAGAAAACTGCTGACAATGAAGAAGATTGCATATTTGTTGAACGTATCCGTCTTGAGAATATGGAGATCAG TTTTCGTAGTCTGCTGAGCAAAATCACAATACAAGAACCTACATTTGATAGAATCATCGTCATCTACAG GCAAGCAGGTACTCAACTAAAACCAGAACGAGgaatatttgtgaaacatttcaaaaatattcCTATGGCTGATATGGAGATTGTACTA CCGGAGAAGAAAAATCCAAGTTTAACTCCCATGGATTGGGTCAAGTTCCTCATTTCTGCTGTAGTTGGGCTG GTTGCTGTTGTTGGTTCCCTTGAAGTACCTAAAGCTGATCTCTGGGTGATTTTTGCAATT AAGCTTTTGGAACTCTTCAGCTTTCAACAGAACATGGCTACATATCAGAGCTTGATCACTCAATCAATGTATGACAAGCAATTGGATAGTGGAAAGGGAACTCTTCTTCACTTGTGTGATGATGTCATTCAGCAGGAA GTGAAGGAGGTGATAATTTCATTCTTCATATTGATGGAACAGGGGAAAGCTACATTGCAG GATCTTGACCTGCGGTGCGAGGAACTAATAAAAGACGAATTTGGTGAAACGTGCAATTTTGATGTTAATGATGCTGTACAGAAATTAGAAAAGTTGGGCATTGTTGCTCGG GACACCATCGGAAGATATTACTGTATAGGTCTTAAGCGTGCCAATGAGATAATTGGGACCACCACAGAGGAGCTTGTTCTTAAAGCTAGGCAAGGTGGTGCTGCTTCTTGA
- the LOC113753760 gene encoding uncharacterized protein LOC113753760 isoform X3 — MGDEEEQRRKAAKNKEVIRLEPESVIPVLKPKLIMTLANLIEHSSDRSEFLKLCKRVEYTIRAWYLLQFEDLMQLYSLFDPVHGAQKLQQQNLSLDEIDILEQNFLTYLFQVMEKSNFKIATDDEIDIAHSGQYLLNLPITVDESKLDKKLLKRYFEEHHRENLPDFADKYVIFRRGIGIDQTTDYFFLEKVDMIIARLWTWFLRKTRLERLFSRRSVSRQKSDQKKSDEKTADNEEDCIFVERIRLENMEISFRSLLSKITIQEPTFDRIIVIYRQAGTQLKPERGIFVKHFKNIPMADMEIVLPEKKNPSLTPMDWVKFLISAVVGLVAVVGSLEVPKADLWVIFAINMATYQSLITQSMYDKQLDSGKGTLLHLCDDVIQQEVKEVIISFFILMEQGKATLQDLDLRCEELIKDEFGETCNFDVNDAVQKLEKLGIVARDTIGRYYCIGLKRANEIIGTTTEELVLKARQGGAAS, encoded by the exons atGGGGGATGAGGAGGAGCAGCGGCGGAAGGCGGCCAAAAACAAAGAGGTGATTCGACTGGAGCCAGAGTCGGTGATCCCAGTACTCAAGCCCAAGCTTATCATGACCCTGGCCAACCTCATTG AACATTCTTCTGACCGCTCTGAATTCTTGAAGCTCTGCAAGAGAGTTGAGTATACTATTCGAGCTTGGTACCTTCTTCAGTTCGAGGACCTCATG CAATTGTACTCTCTCTTTGATCCTGTTCACGGGGCTCAAAAGTTGCAGCAGCAAAATTTATCCCTGGATGAAATTGACATTCTTGAACAGAACTTCCTGACATACTTATTTCAG GTGATGGAAAAGAGCAACTTCAAAATAGCCACTGATGATGAAATTGATATTGCGCATTCAGGTCAATACCTTCTGAATCTTCCAATCACCGTTGATGAGTCAAAG CTTGATAAGAAACTCCTGAAGAGGTATTTTGAAGAGCATCACCGTGAAAATCTTCCAGATTTTGCTGACAAG TATGTGATATTCAGACGTGGCATTGGGATTGACCAGACCACTGATTACTTTTTCTTGGAGAAAGTTGACATGATCATTGCTCGCCTTTGGACATGGTTTTTAAGAAAGACTAG GTTAGAAAGGTTATTCTCCAGGAGATCAGTTTCACGTCAAAAAAGTGACCAGAAGAAAAGTGACGAGAAAACTGCTGACAATGAAGAAGATTGCATATTTGTTGAACGTATCCGTCTTGAGAATATGGAGATCAG TTTTCGTAGTCTGCTGAGCAAAATCACAATACAAGAACCTACATTTGATAGAATCATCGTCATCTACAG GCAAGCAGGTACTCAACTAAAACCAGAACGAGgaatatttgtgaaacatttcaaaaatattcCTATGGCTGATATGGAGATTGTACTA CCGGAGAAGAAAAATCCAAGTTTAACTCCCATGGATTGGGTCAAGTTCCTCATTTCTGCTGTAGTTGGGCTG GTTGCTGTTGTTGGTTCCCTTGAAGTACCTAAAGCTGATCTCTGGGTGATTTTTGCAATT AACATGGCTACATATCAGAGCTTGATCACTCAATCAATGTATGACAAGCAATTGGATAGTGGAAAGGGAACTCTTCTTCACTTGTGTGATGATGTCATTCAGCAGGAA GTGAAGGAGGTGATAATTTCATTCTTCATATTGATGGAACAGGGGAAAGCTACATTGCAG GATCTTGACCTGCGGTGCGAGGAACTAATAAAAGACGAATTTGGTGAAACGTGCAATTTTGATGTTAATGATGCTGTACAGAAATTAGAAAAGTTGGGCATTGTTGCTCGG GACACCATCGGAAGATATTACTGTATAGGTCTTAAGCGTGCCAATGAGATAATTGGGACCACCACAGAGGAGCTTGTTCTTAAAGCTAGGCAAGGTGGTGCTGCTTCTTGA
- the LOC113751302 gene encoding proline-rich receptor-like protein kinase PERK2 translates to MSRTLAAILGGAAGAVALVGIVIVIIRLCLFHSRSISRTSENGSSDPSDQDGRTAGIELSLRDARRFEIEELSLATKSFSDKSLIGQGKFGEVFKGLLHDGMLVAIKKRPGAPSQEFIEEVRYLSSIQHRNLVSLLGYCQDNGQQILVYEYIPNGSVSIHLYGAGHVAQEKLEFKHRLSIALGAAKGLAHIHALSPRLIHKDFKTSNVLVDENFIAKVADAGLRNFLGRFDIAGPSSEMAADEMFLAPEVKEFRRFSEKSDVYSFGVFLLELVSGREALDLLSSDTNQNLVEWLQNYQESGAIAVIIDQRLGNSFTKEGMEEFIQLIVRCVDPSSERRPAMSYVVLELDRILEKEMSLTTIMVGEGTPVVTLGSQLFRSSK, encoded by the exons ATGTCAAGGACTCTTGCAGCAATTCTAGGAGGTGCTGCAGGAGCCGTGGCATTGGTGGGGATTGTGATTGTCATAATACGGTTGTGCCTTTTTCACAGTAGGAGCATTTCAAGAACTTCTGAGAATGGGTCTTCTGATCCATCAGATCAAG ATGGAAGAACTGCTGGGATCGAATTGAGTCTGCGAGATGCGAGACGATTTGAGATTGAGGAATTGTCTCTGGCGACGAAAAGCTTTAGTGATAAAAGCTTAATTGGGCAAGGGAAATTTGGAGAGGTGTTCAAGGGCTTACTTCACGATGGGATGCTCGTGGCCATTAAAAAGCGACCTGGTGCTCCAAGTCAAGAATTTATTGAGGAG GTTCGATATCTCTCATCTATTCAGCACCGCAATCTTGTCAGCCTTCTGGGTTACTGCCAGGATAATGGCCAACAGATTCTTGTCTACGAATACATACCCAATGGAAGTGTATCTATTCATCTGTATG GAGCTGGACATGTTGCACAAGAGAAGCTTGAATTCAAGCACAGGCTTTCAATAGCTCTAGGTGCAGCTAAAG GTCTTGCTCACATCCATGCCTTGAGTCCTCGTTTGATACACAAAGACTTCAAAACATCAAATGTTCTTGTAGATGAAAATTTCATAGCAAAGGTTGCTGATGCAGGATTACGCAATTTTCTTGGAAGATTTGATATTGCTGGCCCGTCTTCTGAGATGGCAGCTGATGAGATGTTTCTTGCACCAGA GGTTAAAGAGTTTAGACGGTTTTCCGAGAAAAGTGATGTTtatagttttggtgtgtttctTCTGGAGTTGGTCAGTGGCCGAGAAGCATTGGATCTACTATCTTCTGACACCAATCAAAACCTGGTTGAATGG CTGCAAAACTATCAGGAATCTGGCGCAATAGCTGTCATCATTGACCAGAGATTGGGTAATAGCTTCACCAAGGAAGGCATGGAAGAGTTCATACAGTTGATAGTCCGTTGTGTCGACCCCTCAAGCGAAAGGCGGCCAGCCATGAGTTATGTCGTTCTGGAGCTAGACCGCATACTTGAAAAAGAAATGAGTTTGACAACAATCATGGTGGGGGAAGGAACCCCAGTCGTGACCCTCGGAAGCCAACTTTTCAGGTCTTCGAAATAA
- the LOC113751300 gene encoding uncharacterized protein LOC113751300, producing MVDEDHPTTSRRMTSSSGSVLCVCGAGVCLLLTSKSQANPGRSYYRCPAANRGCGFFRWLDQVRPDQLIFNIPQCGCGAGICRLDIKTTTGPNAGRECFVCPIKKGQGACNFFMWLDAHSNAATGFQVNKSTILPQSTLTNCSDVISAKNDLVEENEPTNLEQEIESLVHTSQCSRSRRPTSSPLKRDKIILEESKGSDDDPLRKHCKRLRHGDSKSNGCPSGSSSTCQRTPLASSGSYLTEKDGQDSSPTIEMAVHQKKTDFGRPIFFENTLTASKSFLFSRHQSSVLPINLEGLQETSWIVTAIRQNLCLEIKGWWGRLAFPPSKSLKEQSAEPFFCCAFPSFDPIFVPPNVNLLSDDVSVAPVASPLGASRQSFLSLSEGAQLLGTEENSIMRKLVSEAFVKAAEQLQSDLLTLLRSLDIQDHEFMVREADATFDALDQLQIEHKKYGEQVKEYIRCASLLAKINQSVISDHSCRMLADRYSHEKLKLDEIDDAYARDVAALSVSEQRAEYFAKEISHLKDKLFQTEAGLSCCMAESTALKARILGISEDKEIIERSFEMTCKQLEDARKMRKQREAEEHAAKAAFQKAKTLIWGF from the exons ATGGTAGATGAGGATCATCCTACCACATCGAGGAGGATGACGTCGTCGTCAGGTTCCGTCCTCTGTGTGTGTGGTGCCGGTGTCTGCCTCCTTCTTACCTCTAAGTCACAGGCGAATCCCGGTCGCTCCTATTATCGTTGCCCCGCCGCCAACCGC GGGTGTGGGTTTTTCAGGTGGCTTGACCAAGTGCGGCCTGACCAGCTCATCTTCAACATTCCTCAATGTGGTTGCGGTGCTGGAATTTGTCGGTTAGATATCAAGACTACTACTGGACCCAACGCTGGTCGCGAATGCTTCGTCTGTCCCATTAAGAAG GGACAAGGTGCTTGCAATTTTTTCATGTGGTTAGATGCTCATTCAAATGCTGCAACTGGCTTCCAGGTAAATAAAAGTACCATTTTACCACAATCAACCTTGACCAATTGCAGCGATGTCATCTCAGCAAAGAATGACCTGGTTGaggaaaatgaaccaactaacttggagcaagaaattgagTCACTTGTACATACTTCTCAGTGTTCTAGATCTCGTCGACCAACCTCTAGTCCCTTAAAGAGGGATAAAATAATACTGGAGGAATCAAAGGGATCGGATGATGACCCTTTAAGGAAGCATTGCAAGAGGCTAAGACATGGAGACTCTAAAAGCAATGGTTGCCCTTCTGGCTCTTCATCTACATGCCAGAGAACACCACTAGCTAGCTCAGGGAGTTATTTGACTGAAAAAGATGGCCAAGATTCATCTCCGACAATTGAGATGGCAGTACATCAGAAAAAGACAGACTTTGGGAGGCCGATTTTTTTTGAGAATACTTTGACAG CCTCTAAAAGCTTCCTATTTTCCCGCCACCAATCTTCTGTGTTGCCAATTAACTTGGAGGGATTGCAAGAAACTAGTTGGATAGTAACTGCAATCCGTCAAAACTTGTGTCTTGAAATCAAGGGCTGGTGGGGCAGGCTTGCTTTTCCTCCTTCTAAAAGCTTGAAAGAACAGTCAGCTGAGCCATTCTTCTGCT gtgcttttccttcttttgatcCGATTTTCGTCCCACCGAATGTGAATTTACTTAGTGATGATGTATCAGTTGCCCCAGTTGCAAGTCCTTTGGGTGCTAGCAGGCAATCATTCCTAAGTCTGAGTGAAGGGGCTCAACTCTTGGGCACTGAAGAAAACAGTATCATGAGGAAGTTGGTATCAGAAGCATTTGTTAAGGCTGCGGAGCAACTCCAAAGTGATCTTCTTACTCTTCTCAGGTCATTGGACATTCAAGACCATGAATTCATGGTCAGGGAGGCGGACGCTACTTTTGATGCTTTGGACCAGTTACAAATTGAGCATAAGAAATATGGTGAGCAAGTCAAGGAATACATCCGGTGTGCATCATTGTTGGCCAAAATCAACCAATCTGTAATAAGTGACCATTCTTGTAGGATGCTAGCTGATCGTTATAGTCATGAGAAGTTGAAATTAGATGAAATCGATGATGCTTATGCAAGGGATGTAGCTGCCTTATCTGTCTCAGAGCAACGTGCTGAATACTTTGCTAAAGAAATTTCTCATCTTAAGGATAAGCTGTTCCAAACTGAGGCTGGATTATCTTGTTGCATGGCTGAGAGCACAGCTTTGAAGGCTCGCATATTGGGGATATCAGAGGATAAGGAAATAATTGAACGGTCCTTTGAAATGACATGTAAGCAGTTAGAGGATGCTAGGAAAATGCGCAAGCAAAGAGAAGCAGAAGAACATGCTGCTAAAGCTGCATTTCAGAAGGCAAAAACCTTAATTTGGGGATTCTAG